CATTACCTCGAAAGCACTCCCAGATTCCACCTCTTTTATGCTGGCCTCAGTAACAAGGTACAAAGAACAACGCTGGAACATCTAATATTGTGGATGACATTTTCTAAAGTGTAATACATACCTCCAGAGATATAGGTAACGGTATTCGGAACTCGATAATCTTCATCCTTACGCAGCGACACAATCAGCGAACTTCAACAACGCAAAGCGCGCGCTGCCGCGCTAAAGAACAAAAGTAGATATCCACCACCTAATTAAACAGAAAACAAATGCATGGCAGCATAAATAAGAAGGTAAATTTCAGTTTATTGCCTAATTCACCATGCCACTGTCGCGAAGTGCGACGCCCTCCATATTTTAAAAGTGATCCTCTACACATAAAATTGTGCATGAAAATCTAGTTATTAATTTTAGGAGTAATAAATAATAGTAATGGTTAGTATTAACCTATGTTGATTTATAGTGGCTATTGCACATACCGGGAACAACAATTGTACGCCTGAAGGGTAACTCACAAAAACGACACGTATTGCAGATTTTTAAACATTGTTAAGCCATATTTTCATAATGCTAATGATTTTTTCAAATGAAACCAATGTATCTACACCGTTACAAACACGGTGATAAACAACAATGCAATTAGTAGAAATGTAATAATACCCTAACCAAATATAGCATACGAGCAATTGGACAGTGTACAATCGCTCAAAGATAATGAGAATAGATACAGAATGTACCAGAGAGCAATAGTATGACTAACCTATAGTTGTGCTGGTAAAGCACATGAATTCAACTATTTTTATGATTCTATTAGACATTGTACATGATATAAGGCACAAATTTATATTTGATTGCAAAGAAGTGGTTAAGACATGGGCAAAAGTGAACATCACGAAATGAGACTCTATTATCACGAATCTTGCTATAGATACATATTATCTAGCCTTCGTAACATGTTTGAGTTCTTTTTAGCATTACTTTTGTTAACATAAGCAGGTTGAATACCAATTCATTGGTGATGCAATCCGCCCTCCAACCCCCTTTGAATTAATGCAACCTTAAGGAGTTGTGAGTATCATAGATCTTCATTTGATCTACTAAAGGAAATAAAATTCGGGGAGCCATTTTAATACTTAATTCAATCAAAGTTTTTTACACAGGTAAGGTAGTTTTCAATATCATCTATAGGTGGTGTGTATAGCCATTCGTCACGTATTTGCTAAAATAAACAGTATTAGCaatttaatattattaaaTACAGGTACAAATGGCAGATCAGTTGAGCGAGGAGCAAATTGCCGAGTTTAAAGAGGCCTTCTCTTTGTTCGACAGAGATGGCGATGGCAGTATGTTATTAGGTTGGTGTAGTCATATATAACCAGGCATCACAACAAAGGAGCTGGGAACTGTCATGCGTTCACTTGGACAGAATCCAACGGAAGCTGAACTAGCTGATATGATCAATGACATCGACACCAGTGGAACGGGTGCCATCGACTTCCCTGAATTCCTGATACTCATGGCCAGGAAAATGAAAGAGGGTGACACCGAAGAGGAACTGGTTCAAGCGTTTAAGGTATTTGACAGAGATGGCAATGGTGAGTGTTATGAGAATCAATGCATCTAAAGACTCTTACGTTCAACATGTGTCACTATGTGCATCAATTCATCCCTATACAGGGTTTATAAGTGCTCAAGAACTTAGACATGTTATGACTAACCTCGGAGAAAAGCTCACAAATGAGGAAGTCGAGGAAATGCTACGCGAAGCGGATGTCGATGGTGATGGAAAGATCAACTACGAAGAGTTCGTAAAGCTCATGATTTCCAAATAAATGCTACCTGGAGGGCCTATAGGTCACACACATTAAGTTTCCCGTTATTTAACTATCCATTAATGTTAACGAAGGCTTAGGCAAGTACTAGGCCAGACCCCATATATAGCTTCTTAACGCTTTTGTTCGTGTTATTTCGGCCGTACTTGCCTGCCCAAATACCTTTAAACATCCTAATCGAGGTAATTGGCCTAGATACAGGTCACACATTGCTATGAAAAGCACGTCAGCAGATGTGTGCGACTCTATGCCACCATGGACAGCATACAGATGAAAAATATCGGCGGAAAGTTCACCCTGCTTGTAGGATTGGTTAAAATAAGTGATGAATATCTCTTCGGAGATGATACCGGGGAAGATATTACCATCATCAAGGATCGCATTATGCACAATGTGTTAAACGTAAACAACTATATAAAATCGCTATGCGAGTACTATGATAGAGAAGCAGATGCATGTAAGTACAATTCAACGGGGTTTAACGTTGCACAGCAAAGGAAGCCACACCCTCAGCTGGGGACGTCAGCAGATTAGCACAAAACACCGCGATGAACCTAGAGAGATATGTATCACGCGACGAATTCTTTGTATACTCAGTGTCTGTTGCACTAAATCCTCGCATTAAGAATCTAGCGGATTTCAAAAAGGAGAGCGGAGAGGGAGATGGCGTTTGTACCATCACTGTCAAACTTCCATACGATAAACAGCGCCAATCGTTTTACATCCGGCTTATGCTGAAACTTGTATCGAAAAATTCCCTAGTACTTAAGCTCAATCCTGAGGGTGAAACTGCAGATTTCACGGAAAGGGATAGCAAATTTGCTAGCTCACCCGAACCTCGTGATACCGAGGCTCCGCCAGATTATTTCGACGATGATATCAAAACCGGCACGCAGGGCGACACGGGACAACAATTTGTTAGAGCAGGCATGAACTCGTTCAgttcatattcatttttCAATCAAAGCTCCATGATTCTCACAAAATACGTCAATAGTCAGGTCGTGCTCAGAGAGGATGACCGTGTCATGGGCGAACGACTACTGAGAGAGAAGGAAAAGAAACGCAGGGAAATGCAATCTCGTAAAAAATAGCTACCCAGTACTGCGACGATCTCGAGGCGTGTAGCTATCTTAACAAATGCAAAAACCAACAGTATATTAAGTTGGTAGTAAACTACATAGCAAATTGCAATTTTTACAAAATGCATCAAGTAGTGTACACGACCAAAGTCTAGCATTCTTCAGCCGCACGAGCACGTTCGTTAGACTTTATCTTTATGATGGAGTCCGTGATACAATATTGGAAGACGTTCAGTACCAATGGTGCACCAATCATCACGAACAACAGCTTCAGAGTGTTTTGCTTGTGTAAAAACCCAAGTAGGAAATCGCCAGCAGAATTAACAGCACCAGAAAATATAgtaaataatgtaataCTGATAATTTTGAGTCCACAGACAATTGCCAACCAGGATATCAAGTTCTCGAGGAATTTCTTATTACCCATGGTACGGAACCATTGACCAGAATCAGTAATGACAGAAAGCAATTGACTCCAGCGGCTGACACGCTCTGTATCCTGCTGCATTCCGCCGAAACCGCTGCTGTCATTCCGCCTCCCGCCACTGTGGTTCTCCAGGTCGCCAGAAAAGCCTTGAACTGGAACACCCCTAGTAAGAGCTGCTGTAGCTATACGCGTAGCGTCAGCCAATTCTTCATTCGTCGGATTAAAAACCGATTTACGAGTCAATTCCAAATAATGCTGCGCTTCCTTACGAATAGCCAAGTAACGCACAATGCGATATTCGATGTATATCCCAAAGGTGGAATCAAATAATGTAGTCATGAAGTAGATGTTGCACTCATCACCCATATCTGACTCGCTTCCATTCTGAAAACGCTGAATTAGAATAGAAGATAAAATGTTCAGTACATGAACAGTACCAGATCCACACATCATAGTGACAAAGTCCATGAGAAATACTAAAGGAGGGCGCCTTGGCGTTTCAAATGCGTACTTCAAAAACACAAATGTAATCGATATTACGCATAACACCAGCTGAATAGTAAGTCCAAAGAGACCAGGTATCAACGTACAACGTTCTGTATTGTCCAAAAATCCATTGCTAGAAGGAATACTAGAAAAGTAAGAACTTGTAGGACCAACGGCCAGGGCCTGGGTCACCGGGACCACAGATCCAGCATTTGATACCATTGCAAACCGATATTAGAGTCAAGAACAGTACATCTATTGCTTGTACCGTATATGCATCCACCTTGGTGGACACACTGCGGCCAGAAGGCGGCCGCTTATAACAAAACGCCGGCAGAGAATATTACAGAAGTGAAAAGCAGCAACTTGCAAACCTCATAGTAGAcatatttataatatgtCCATAAAAAGTTGCAGCATATGCTTTAAATGTGTTTTGGCAAGTAATGATAAGATACACGGATGAATCAACTGACGACGCTCAAGCCCACGAATAGAATGATACCATGAATAATGGTCATAAGTGCGGAAGTTGATACACTAAAGTAAAGCTCTAAATATAAAACTATTCAAAGTGATTATACGTGACTAATCCGTTGGTTTTACCCGTGAGACTCGCCACAACACATTTGGAAAATAGCTCTCAACTTAGTCTTATAACACACCCATGATTGTCAAAATATACACCCGTAATGTTCACAAACAGAAAGTACAAACACATAGCGGTCGGAAAAGTAAGAAATATGGGCAACGAAAAGCTGTGACGTCATAAATGAAACACCAACGATCATGGGAATATCAGAGGAAATAAAACAAGATCTAAAGTATCTGATCAAATCCAAAGGAGCTATTTAATAACGACGACGTAGCTAGTCAATTAAAACAGTTAGggttgatgaatatatcCATAGACTGGGAAATACGACGCCATATTTCTCCACTTTTATTTGATTAACCAACGTATAAAAACGCTTCTAAAAGACAATTAAATGTAGATGTATTACGCCTCAGTTGTGCTTTGGTCGAAGTTGGCTACAGGCGGCCCGTAATGGGGTAGGCCAACGTCGTCTATAAAATTCGCTTTATTGCGGCATTAGAACTAGCAAATAATCCCCTAAGGTGAAAGGTGTAATTCATCTGTCGCGGGGTTTCGGAATAATCGGGATTTAGTAGGTATGTTTTACTTAGATCTGCCGTGGCCGCGCCCAACTTGAATTGAACATGACCTGTTAGCTCATAGTTTGGGCTCTGAGGAATACACAATCTCGTTTATTCATGACGTGTATACTATAAACATTCTGAATTTGTTTGGAATATTGCGTAATCTTGTTACAGAGTCATAACAATGGTGAAGTACTCAAAGGCTCCTTCGAACATCTCGAAGTGTGCCCAAGCCAAGGGGTCGCACCTTCGTGTTCACTTCAAAAATACATATGAAACTGCTGAAGCTATTCGTGGCATGTCTGTAAATGCCGCCAAGAGGTACCTCCAGGACGTTATTGACCACAAACGCTGTGTTCCCTTCCGCAAATTCAACGGTGGTGTTGGACGATGCGCTCAGGCCAAGCAGTTTAAGCACACACAGGGTAGATGGCCTGAGAAGTCTTGCCGTGTTTTGATTGACCTTCTTGTTAACCTTCAAGCCAATGCTGAGGTAAGTTATACAATACATTTGTGGGACCTTGCGTATGATGATACGATGACGAGTATGACGGGGTAACTGGCCATTCTCAGCACCCCTATAAGCCCAGCTTGTTAGGATAACCATGGTGAAGCGTGTTCTACGCCTAGCCGGAAGCAGTCCTAACAGGCTAGGTGGGTATGATTACTAGAGGCATTTGTCTGACGGAGGTAACGAAAATACCATCTAAATATATGGTGCTGTAATCTgatcattatataacaatatcTTAACCGTTTGCAGGTTAAAGGATTGGATTCTGATCAGCTCCACATCGAGCACATCCAGGTCAACAGGGCACCACTCGGAAGGAGGCGTTCTTACCGTGCCCACGGAAGAATCATTCCATTCCTATCCCACCCATGCCACGTGGAAATCATCGCCATTGAGAAGGACGAAACTGTGCCCAAGTTCGTAGAACCTTCTAAAAAGGTGATTAAACTTAACAAGCGCCAATTGGCCAGATTCAGGCTTAGGGATGCTAGAAGTGCTGCTAGAGCCGCTTTAAACAAGGCTTGAACACACTTATAATCTAATTTCATTCCAATAGACAAATTCATATTTATTAGTTCATGTCCGTGTTGAAGGATGCATTATGTATGGTAGTGCCTCGGAGTTTAAGAATTTTGCCCACCTTACTACTAGGTTATATTAGGATGTACCTTCTTCTAACAATTTTATTTAAAACATTGGACTCTTTATGTGTAACAGTGGTAAGAGGCGCACGCTTGGTTTCGAGAGCTTGACCAGGATTCTCAAGAAACTTGCTCAAGAAGCTACCTTACCAGCCAAGGATCCGAACAATGCAATTCGAATAGTGAAGAAGCTAAAACCTGTGATTAAAAATGCATTAACACTCATAAACGAACATCCATTTCATGCCCCCGTTGTTGCTCATAACATCGCCAGTGTCACACGCAAGCTAAATATTCCATCTTCTGTCAGATGTGCGACTTGCGGAGGTACCTGTATTGCTGTGCACACTGAATTCGTGCAATGTGTGCCTCAAACGTTGCAATATCTTACCCCTAAAGGGATTATGCAATTGCAAACGGTATACTCCGGCTGCCGCAACCAAAAGCTTGATTCAATACTGAAACAGATAGATTTAAAAGCGCTTACTTCAATCTATCTAGCACTGTTACATAATGTCGACTGGAAGACAGAATTTGAAGCAAATGTATTCAGGATTATATCAAGGAATAGGGTCCAACAATCATTGGGAACTTCGGATCGTTCAGCCGAATGTAATTCCActaatgatatattagaAGATTTTGGTCGTTGGTATGATGAAATAAGTGCTGTGTCCCATGATAGTGTTGTAAATGGTCCTCACtttgatgtatatatccgaGATATATGTGACGCAGTAGTGAATGTTAACAAGGCCGGACCGAGTAAACAGTTGATATTCTATTTTGCATATGTAGCGTTGCAGCAAATAAACTTAGAAAACGTTACTTCAGAAGAAGTAAAAAGTATTTGCAGGATATTACACCATTTTCACATATGCCACTACCCAGCCAAAACCGTGGAACATGTCATTAGGAAGCTAGTAAGACACTGTTCACATCTTATGAACTTCAaggatatatcatgtaTACTTCCAATGATTGATGTAAATGATCTATCTTTACTGAAGGCCATTGTAAAAAGaattgatgatatattggACAATTACGAGTCATCAGATTCGTACGACCCTACAGGTGTCTCAGTTATAGTCAAACAATTAGGACGCATTATCAAGCGTTACTATAAAGATCTTGCTGTTCAAACGGCTATTAACTGCGTCGACCAATTTGTAAGATTCATCACGAGGCGTTCTGCAGGTCCCTATGATCCCCAAACGTTATCAGCGTCCGTCACAATATTATCTACCCTGCAGAGTCTGCTGTATCTTCCAGAATTATTGGATCTATTTATCAATCTGTTAACACTCTTGACATTACGACTTGATGACTTTTTCCATACCACGAATACTTATAACGCTACTGAGTTGTTAAACATAATGGCACCTATTTGCGAAACGTATAATGGTTACAACGAGACTGTCAATGTTAAAAACGTAGATTGGTATCAAAATGCCAGGTTAAAGACAATTGTGAATGCAAATCATCTCAAAAAGCTTATATCGCACCATTCGACGGTATACCAAAGTTTACTCAGTACGTTTGGAGATAAGGATAGTAATGACGAACCTAGGATCCGTGATCTTTGTAGATTTCTGGAAATATACCGTAAACATAGTCTCCATAGGATACACGTATTAAGTGAAGATTTTAATGCCGCAATACACGACCTCCTTTTGCTGCATCACCAAAGTTTGAAGCTGATCGACGCTGTAGAGCTAACAGCGTATTTATCGCATATGAGTAATAACCAAGGCTCGttaaataatataatcaCGCAAATTGACGATAGGGTAAAGAACTGTACAAACGTGGATGAGCTATTATACCGACGTGTCAAAGCATTATCGGCAACATACccaaaataacaaaataatatattatagaTAGCGATATTATTGTTTACACATTCTTACCCCTGACTGGGTAACTGAAAAAAGGTGTAGCTACTTCTTTAAGCACTTTAGCATGTGTCTGCTGAAGTTTTCCAGCATACGTATCACGCAGCTTGTCGAAAAAACGCGCACCAACCAAGGGAGATTTATGACATTTGTCAGGATTCTCATATGCCTCGATTAAATGGTATCCATCCAACCTGTGACCGTGTATTTTGTAAAGGAATGTCTTACTTGTACTCCATATAATTTTGATGTTTCATGGGCACGAAGTCATTGTGGAGCTCGACATCGTCCCTTATATGCTTGTACATCTCATCAATTGTTTTACGATCTATTTCCACTACCTTACGTTCCTTACCTATAACGTATTGAAATGCGTATACGAATGACACTTACCAACACGGATGCGCTGCAGACCCGTTTTGCCATAGAGTAGGGAACTAGCAGGGTTGCGCTTCGGTAAAAGGTTTAGCATTTTTAACAAGTTTGAAACGAATACAACATAACATTAACCGGACGAGATATGTCTATAGAATATGCCCAATGGGCCAGACCCTACACATTGCATATAATCACGCCAAATAACGTTAGTCCATTGTATTTAGCGAAATATATGCAATTAATAGTGTGTGTACATTCCAGAGAACTCATATCTCTGACATATCTATGGAACGTATCGTTGATACGACATTTAATATCTATGTTATGAATTCCATATCTCCATCAATACAAATAAGGTTAGAAATTTTGCTATCAGTATATTATTGCATTGTTTCGATGTTAAAATATGACGATCCGACCTAAGATTGGTCCTACATTCAGAAGAAGGTGTCACCCTGTTCCAATAAAGGTAATGCGCTGTTTGCTTTGATTTGTTTGTCAATGTTGTCGAAAAACTCATTAAGTCTCTGATGAAATATCTCCGTCATCTGCATGTATATTAGACAATTCTACGGAAATTAGAAGAATGTGATGAACGAATTTGCAACAGCATAGACGGCATAATATCCCATCCATCAGATAACAATGTAAGCACATAATTTATTTCATAATAATGTAATGCACACATTATTGATTACGCTCATATCATAAATGGGCAAACAACCGTGCCGTggaaacatacctctctGAAAAAGTTGGCAATTACATCTAGTGCACTTTTTGGTGACTCCAATGCGACGTCTTTGTGCGATGGGAGACTGTTCATTAACAGTCGTTGACTATTAGACGATGATTCCTTGGATCCATCAATAGCATCCGACGAATCGTCCATAGCTTTCAAATTGGGCTTATTTTCCGATTTGATCGCAGTTGATTTATGCTCAACCTGATAATCGTTGTCATCATCatcctcttcatcatcttcatcgtcatcatcCATTGTAGTCACGGATGGAGCAGATACATTGAGCGACACATCGTTACTATGAGCAAACTTCCTACGGGAAGCCGCCGATAGATGGCGATTTACAGAATCTG
This is a stretch of genomic DNA from Babesia bovis T2Bo chromosome 1, whole genome shotgun sequence. It encodes these proteins:
- a CDS encoding vacuolar membrane family protein; amino-acid sequence: MVSNAGSVVPVTQALAVGPTSSYFSSIPSSNGFLDNTERCTLIPGLFGLTIQLVLCVISITFVFLKYAFETPRRPPLVFLMDFVTMMCGSGTVHVLNILSSILIQRFQNGSESDMGDECNIYFMTTLFDSTFGIYIEYRIVRYLAIRKEAQHYLELTRKSVFNPTNEELADATRIATAALTRGVPVQGFSGDLENHSGGRRNDSSGFGGMQQDTERVSRWSQLLSVITDSGQWFRTMGNKKFLENLISWLAIVCGLKIISITLFTIFSGAVNSAGDFLLGFLHKQNTLKLLFVMIGAPLVLNVFQYCITDSIIKIKSNERARAAEEC
- a CDS encoding ribosomal protein L17/L22 family protein encodes the protein MVKYSKAPSNISKCAQAKGSHLRVHFKNTYETAEAIRGMSVNAAKRYLQDVIDHKRCVPFRKFNGGVGRCAQAKQFKHTQGRWPEKSCRVLIDLLVNLQANAEVKGLDSDQLHIEHIQVNRAPLGRRRSYRAHGRIIPFLSHPCHVEIIAIEKDETVPKFVEPSKKVIKLNKRQLARFRLRDARSAARAALNKA
- a CDS encoding EF hand calmodulin family protein produces the protein MADQLSEEQIAEFKEAFSLFDRDGDGSITTKELGTVMRSLGQNPTEAELADMINDIDTSGTGAIDFPEFLILMARKMKEGDTEEELVQAFKVFDRDGNGFISAQELRHVMTNLGEKLTNEEVEEMLREADVDGDGKINYEEFVKLMISK